A region from the Actinoplanes sp. OR16 genome encodes:
- a CDS encoding MFS transporter, with translation MTDSAWAPLRIAAFRSLWLALLASNIGTWMQTVGAQWLLVEESGTDTLVAVVQTASTLPIVLLALPAGALADTFDRRRLLLAVQVFLTGVGVLLTVLTVTDRMQPALLLTLTFVLGAGQAVTGPTWQSVIPELVPRSQLPSASALGAISMNLARAVGPAVAGLLIAQTGTGVVFGLNTLSFAVFALVLWRWRPASSLTGDPEPFGAAVRSGSRYVRHSPVVRRILLRAGLFLVPGSALWALLPLVASRRLGLGSGGYGVLLAAVGIGAVLGALLLPRMRDRWTLNRLLLIAGVVFALVLALLVAVPSTLLVVAVLLPAGIAWVMVLSSVNAAMQLFLPNWVRARGLAVYQIVFAGSQAAGALAWGVLSDLLGLGPTHLIAAALMLAGTLTLRWWPLLDTSGMNREPAVYWPEPHLTLDPSSGPVLVIARYPVDAARSPAFVAAMERVRLSRLRTGAVRWGLFRDGSDPGSYVEAYVVPSWDEHLRQHSGRLTGSDQEAEELARSLASGPPSVSHLLSAR, from the coding sequence GTGACCGATTCCGCATGGGCCCCACTCCGCATCGCCGCGTTCCGGAGCCTGTGGCTCGCGCTGCTGGCGAGCAACATCGGCACCTGGATGCAGACCGTCGGAGCGCAGTGGCTGCTCGTCGAGGAGTCCGGTACTGACACCCTCGTCGCCGTCGTGCAGACCGCCAGCACACTGCCGATCGTGCTGCTGGCGCTGCCGGCCGGGGCGCTCGCCGACACCTTCGACCGGCGGAGACTGCTGCTCGCCGTGCAGGTCTTCCTCACCGGCGTAGGCGTGCTGCTCACCGTCCTGACCGTTACTGATCGCATGCAACCGGCGCTGCTGCTGACCCTGACGTTCGTGCTCGGCGCGGGCCAGGCGGTGACCGGGCCGACCTGGCAGTCCGTCATCCCCGAACTGGTGCCGCGGTCCCAGCTGCCGTCCGCCTCGGCGCTCGGCGCGATCAGCATGAACCTGGCCCGCGCCGTCGGACCGGCCGTCGCCGGACTGCTGATCGCCCAGACCGGCACCGGCGTCGTCTTCGGCCTCAACACGCTGTCCTTCGCCGTGTTCGCCCTGGTCCTGTGGCGCTGGCGACCGGCCTCGTCGCTGACCGGCGACCCGGAGCCGTTCGGCGCCGCCGTCCGATCCGGCAGCCGCTACGTGCGCCACTCGCCGGTGGTGCGCCGCATCCTGCTGCGGGCCGGGCTCTTCCTCGTGCCCGGGAGCGCCCTCTGGGCCCTCCTCCCGCTGGTCGCCTCGCGGCGGCTCGGCCTCGGATCCGGAGGGTACGGCGTGCTGCTCGCGGCCGTCGGCATCGGCGCGGTCCTCGGGGCGCTCCTGCTGCCCCGGATGCGGGACCGCTGGACGCTGAACCGGCTGCTCCTGATCGCCGGTGTGGTGTTCGCCCTGGTTCTGGCGCTGCTGGTGGCCGTGCCGTCGACGCTCCTGGTGGTCGCCGTGCTGTTGCCCGCCGGCATCGCCTGGGTGATGGTGCTGTCCAGCGTCAACGCCGCCATGCAGCTGTTCCTGCCCAACTGGGTCCGTGCCCGGGGCCTGGCCGTCTACCAGATCGTCTTCGCCGGTTCGCAGGCCGCCGGCGCCCTCGCCTGGGGTGTGCTGTCCGACCTGCTCGGCCTCGGCCCCACCCACCTGATCGCGGCCGCCCTGATGCTCGCCGGCACCCTCACGCTGCGCTGGTGGCCGCTGCTGGACACCAGCGGGATGAACCGCGAGCCGGCCGTCTACTGGCCCGAACCCCACCTGACCCTCGACCCGTCGTCCGGTCCCGTGCTGGTGATCGCTCGCTATCCGGTGGACGCCGCCCGTTCGCCGGCCTTCGTCGCGGCGATGGAGAGAGTGCGCCTGAGCCGCCTGCGAACCGGGGCCGTCCGATGGGGCCTGTTCCGTGACGGGTCCGATCCGGGGTCGTACGTGGAGGCTTACGTGGTGCCGAGCTGGGATGAGCACCTGCGACAGCACTCGGGCAGGCTGACCGGTTCGGATCAGGAGGCGGAGGAGTTGGCCCGGTCGTTGGCGTCGGGGCCGCCGTCTGTGAGCCATTTGCTCTCGGCTCGTTGA
- a CDS encoding aspartate aminotransferase family protein, with product MADEFWPDAERHLVRYIGAGRFVPEIIERAEGSFVWTAGGRRLLDFTSGQMSAILGHSHPAVVATIQRQAATLDHLFSGMLSRPVVDLARRLAESLPEPLEKVLLLTTGAESNEAAIRMAKLVTGNHEVISFGRSWHGMTQAAAGATYSSGRKGYGPAAPGNFAIPTPNAYRPDFTTADGELDWRRQLDFSFELFDAQSVGSLAAAIVEPILSSGGVIDLPPGYIAELRDRVHARGGLLILDEAQTGLCRTGDWYAFQRDGVVPDILTLSKTLGAGLPLAAVVTGREIEQIAHERGYLFFTTHVSDPLVAAVGNTVLDVLAADRLDAQAAELGAYLRKGLIEIAGRHAVVGDVRGRGLLVGLELVLDRETRQPADELGAAVTRRCLELGLHMNVVQLPGMGGVFRIAPALTSTIDELALGLEILDQAIGESAH from the coding sequence ATGGCAGACGAATTCTGGCCGGACGCCGAGCGCCATCTGGTCCGCTACATCGGGGCGGGACGGTTCGTGCCCGAGATCATCGAGCGGGCGGAGGGCAGTTTCGTCTGGACCGCGGGCGGCAGGAGGCTGCTCGACTTCACGTCGGGGCAGATGAGCGCGATCCTCGGCCACTCGCACCCGGCCGTCGTCGCCACGATCCAGCGGCAGGCGGCCACCCTCGATCACCTGTTCAGCGGCATGCTCAGCCGCCCGGTCGTCGACCTGGCCCGGCGGCTCGCCGAGTCGCTGCCCGAGCCTCTGGAGAAGGTTCTGCTGCTCACCACCGGCGCCGAGTCGAACGAGGCGGCGATCCGGATGGCGAAGCTGGTCACCGGCAACCACGAGGTCATCTCGTTCGGCCGGTCGTGGCACGGGATGACCCAGGCTGCGGCGGGCGCCACCTACAGTTCGGGACGCAAGGGGTACGGGCCGGCGGCGCCCGGGAACTTCGCGATCCCGACGCCGAACGCGTACCGGCCGGACTTCACCACCGCGGACGGCGAGCTCGACTGGCGGAGGCAGCTGGACTTCTCGTTCGAGCTGTTCGACGCGCAGTCGGTGGGCAGCCTCGCGGCGGCGATCGTCGAGCCGATCCTCAGCTCCGGCGGGGTGATCGACCTGCCGCCCGGATACATCGCGGAGCTGCGCGACCGGGTGCACGCGCGCGGTGGCCTGCTGATCCTCGACGAGGCGCAGACCGGGTTGTGCCGGACCGGCGACTGGTACGCGTTCCAGCGTGACGGCGTCGTCCCGGACATCCTCACGCTGTCGAAGACCCTCGGCGCCGGCCTGCCGCTCGCCGCCGTGGTGACCGGTCGTGAGATCGAGCAGATCGCGCACGAGCGGGGTTACCTGTTCTTCACGACCCATGTCTCGGACCCACTGGTGGCGGCGGTCGGCAACACCGTCCTCGACGTGCTGGCCGCTGATCGGCTGGACGCGCAGGCCGCCGAGCTGGGGGCGTACCTGCGAAAGGGCTTGATCGAAATCGCCGGCCGGCACGCGGTGGTCGGTGACGTGCGCGGCCGTGGCCTGCTGGTCGGGCTGGAACTGGTGCTCGACCGGGAGACCAGGCAGCCGGCCGACGAGCTCGGGGCCGCGGTGACCCGGCGCTGCCTGGAGCTGGGGCTGCACATGAACGTGGTGCAGCTGCCGGGGATGGGCGGCGTGTTCCGGATCGCGCCGGCGCTGACGTCCACGATCGACGAGCTGGCCCTCGGCCTGGAGATCCTGGATCAGGCGATAGGCGAGTCCGCCCATTGA
- a CDS encoding transporter, producing MTRIPLNTFAIAFGLAGLAEAWTAAAGVLALPSFMPQLFWAAAAVAWIWLITAHLIAGARSGERLRDQLRHPAQGPLGALVPVVGMLLGAELHHFLPRAGEVLVLASIAAAALFAGWLVGTWLEGRLTLEAVHGGYLLPTVAAGLIGGDTASVVGHRQVGWASFGVGVFFWIVIATLILLRLVVRPALPDPLVPTIAILLAPPAVAGLAWFALAGPGFGPVPAALAGITVVLTLVELAYLPRFARLPFSLGFWSFTFPAGAVTAFTAEATGDRLVTGVLLAALTVVVTAIAVRSLPVIGRRAARRRALTGLTAADDADARPAVHAAI from the coding sequence GTGACCCGGATACCGCTCAACACCTTCGCCATCGCCTTCGGCCTGGCCGGCCTCGCCGAGGCGTGGACCGCCGCCGCCGGCGTGCTGGCGCTGCCGTCCTTCATGCCGCAGCTGTTCTGGGCGGCCGCCGCCGTCGCGTGGATCTGGCTGATCACCGCGCACCTGATCGCCGGCGCGCGCAGCGGTGAGCGCCTGCGCGACCAGCTGCGGCACCCGGCACAGGGCCCGCTCGGCGCGCTCGTCCCGGTGGTCGGCATGCTGCTCGGCGCGGAACTGCACCACTTCCTGCCGCGCGCCGGTGAAGTGCTGGTCCTCGCCTCGATCGCGGCAGCGGCGCTCTTCGCGGGCTGGCTGGTCGGCACCTGGCTGGAGGGCCGCCTCACCCTGGAGGCCGTGCACGGCGGCTATCTGCTGCCGACCGTCGCGGCCGGGCTGATCGGCGGCGACACGGCGTCGGTCGTGGGGCATCGGCAGGTGGGCTGGGCGTCGTTCGGCGTCGGCGTGTTCTTCTGGATCGTCATCGCCACGCTGATCCTGCTGCGCCTCGTCGTACGCCCGGCTCTCCCGGACCCGCTCGTCCCGACCATCGCGATCCTTCTCGCCCCGCCCGCCGTGGCCGGTCTGGCCTGGTTCGCGCTGGCCGGCCCCGGCTTCGGGCCGGTGCCCGCGGCACTGGCCGGCATCACCGTCGTGCTGACCCTGGTCGAGCTGGCTTACCTGCCCCGCTTCGCCCGGCTGCCGTTCTCCCTCGGGTTCTGGTCCTTCACGTTCCCGGCCGGCGCGGTCACCGCGTTCACGGCCGAGGCCACCGGCGACCGGCTCGTCACGGGGGTGCTGCTGGCCGCGCTCACCGTCGTCGTCACCGCGATCGCCGTCCGGTCCCTGCCGGTGATCGGCCGCCGCGCCGCCCGCCGCCGCGCCCTCACCGGGCTGACCGCCGCCGACGACGCGGACGCCCGGCCGGCCGTTCACGCCGCGATCTGA
- a CDS encoding YciI family protein has product MRFLISLHINPAVLESLTEEEQAAIGAGHQALIDEVKQSGELITTMALTDPSQAAVVTVSDGRTVATDGPYVEAKEFLGGFYLFDVESRERAIELAAKIPDAAIPGLGVEVRQVMFADGPLDA; this is encoded by the coding sequence ATGCGTTTCCTGATCTCGTTGCACATCAACCCGGCGGTGCTGGAGTCGCTCACCGAGGAGGAGCAGGCCGCCATCGGCGCCGGTCACCAGGCCCTGATCGACGAGGTGAAGCAGTCCGGTGAGCTGATCACCACGATGGCGCTGACCGACCCGTCGCAGGCCGCGGTGGTGACGGTCAGCGACGGCCGGACCGTGGCGACCGACGGCCCGTACGTGGAGGCGAAGGAGTTCCTCGGCGGCTTCTACCTGTTCGACGTGGAGAGCCGGGAGCGCGCGATCGAGCTGGCCGCGAAGATCCCGGACGCGGCGATCCCGGGCCTCGGCGTCGAGGTGCGCCAGGTGATGTTCGCCGACGGACCGCTGGACGCGTGA
- a CDS encoding GAF domain-containing SpoIIE family protein phosphatase, with the protein MIDDEGRLAALSSTGLGAAPDPMFDRFAAMVRTVLDVPVALVSLVDDERQFFPGACGLGDPWARARQTPLSHSFCRHVVAAGEPLIVTDARTDPRVEGNLAIEDLGVVGYAGMPVHDADGRVLGSLCAIDHEPRDWTEQELSILADLAAACSDSLQLRIASQHAAYRAESVAARSRLLLRASVALGAAATSEDVISTVRDLVIGNLDPAYVGVSWLEADGLIQLASGRLLPPVLAQRWQSYGREVRTPSGLAARTGRMVVLPDLTAVAAETPDALSTFEQMNWQAAVSVPLPGVHGPIGALTFCWKQRYTPGEGEHAVLTALAGYVAQALLRATVYDERRTAAETMQKALLSPLPELDHVRLAARYAPANRSDLVGGDWYDAVRIDETRMAVMIGDVAGHGVKAAATMGHYRSMLRALLVDRYDFPSVLLARFERAAGMLGVGGVATALVAYLTAEPEGGHTMTWASAGHLPPTLVLPDGTISQLPLGGVLLGGLRNVTRRTHGRALPAGSRLVLHTDGLLETRTRPIDDGIARLHKVLTDHPGADLDALADAAMEIIPAAEREDDASLLLIETR; encoded by the coding sequence ATGATCGACGATGAGGGGCGTCTCGCCGCTCTGTCCTCCACCGGGCTGGGCGCTGCGCCCGACCCGATGTTCGACAGATTCGCCGCCATGGTGCGGACGGTGCTGGACGTGCCCGTCGCGCTGGTCTCGCTCGTCGACGACGAACGGCAGTTCTTCCCCGGCGCGTGCGGGCTCGGCGACCCGTGGGCGCGGGCACGGCAGACACCGCTCAGTCACTCGTTCTGCCGGCACGTCGTCGCCGCGGGCGAGCCTCTGATCGTGACGGACGCCCGTACCGATCCGCGGGTCGAAGGAAATCTCGCGATCGAGGACCTCGGCGTCGTCGGGTACGCGGGAATGCCGGTCCACGACGCCGACGGACGGGTGCTCGGCTCGCTGTGCGCCATCGACCACGAGCCGCGCGACTGGACCGAGCAGGAACTCTCGATCCTCGCCGACCTCGCCGCCGCCTGCTCGGACAGCCTCCAGCTGCGGATCGCCTCCCAGCACGCGGCGTACCGGGCCGAATCGGTCGCGGCCCGCAGCCGGCTGCTGCTGCGGGCGAGCGTGGCCCTCGGCGCCGCGGCCACCTCCGAGGACGTCATCAGCACGGTCCGGGACCTGGTCATCGGCAACCTCGACCCGGCGTACGTCGGCGTCTCCTGGCTGGAAGCCGACGGCCTGATCCAGCTGGCTTCCGGCCGGCTGCTGCCCCCGGTCCTCGCGCAGCGCTGGCAGTCGTACGGCAGAGAGGTCCGCACCCCGTCCGGCCTGGCCGCCCGCACCGGCCGGATGGTGGTCCTGCCTGACCTGACCGCCGTCGCCGCCGAGACACCGGACGCGCTGTCCACGTTCGAGCAGATGAACTGGCAGGCGGCGGTGAGCGTGCCGCTGCCCGGCGTGCACGGGCCGATCGGCGCCCTGACGTTCTGCTGGAAGCAGCGGTACACCCCGGGCGAAGGCGAGCACGCGGTCCTGACCGCCCTGGCCGGGTACGTCGCCCAGGCGCTGCTGCGAGCCACCGTCTACGACGAACGCCGGACCGCCGCCGAAACCATGCAGAAAGCCCTGCTCAGCCCCCTGCCGGAGCTGGATCACGTGCGGTTGGCCGCCCGCTACGCCCCGGCCAACCGCAGCGACCTGGTCGGCGGCGACTGGTACGACGCGGTCCGCATCGACGAGACCCGGATGGCCGTCATGATCGGGGACGTGGCCGGCCACGGGGTCAAGGCGGCCGCCACGATGGGCCACTACCGGAGCATGCTGCGGGCCCTGCTCGTCGACCGGTACGACTTCCCGTCGGTGCTGCTGGCCCGCTTCGAACGGGCCGCCGGGATGCTCGGGGTGGGCGGGGTCGCCACGGCGCTGGTGGCGTACCTGACCGCGGAGCCCGAAGGCGGGCACACGATGACCTGGGCGAGCGCCGGCCACCTGCCGCCCACGCTGGTGCTGCCGGACGGCACGATCAGCCAGCTGCCCCTCGGCGGCGTCCTGCTCGGCGGCCTCCGCAACGTCACCCGGCGCACCCACGGCCGCGCGTTGCCGGCCGGCAGCCGCCTGGTCCTGCACACCGACGGCCTGCTGGAGACCCGCACCCGGCCGATCGACGACGGCATCGCCCGCCTGCACAAGGTCCTGACCGACCATCCGGGCGCCGATCTGGACGCCCTGGCCGACGCCGCCATGGAGATCATCCCGGCCGCCGAGCGCGAGGACGACGCCTCCCTCCTGTTGATCGAGACCCGCTGA
- a CDS encoding zinc-binding alcohol dehydrogenase family protein, translating into MTEMMRAVGYRRNLPISDPESLLDLTLPVPEPGPHDLLVRVAAVSVNPVDVKQRAGSDPHGKPEILGWDAAGVVERVGEAVTLFRPGDEIWYAGSIARTGTNAELHLVDERIAGPKPASLTFAEAAALPLTALTAWEALFDRLRLTADSTGTLLVLGAAGGVGSILVQLARQLTALEVIGTASRPASRQWVLDRGAHRVVNHHDDLAAALPDGVDYVFTPHSGGMIPVFARILRPFGAVVAIDEPRHLDLLPLKPKSIAWHWELMFTRALYDPSSTAQHDILTRVAGLVDEGVLHTTMTTDLTGFTAANLRRAHEIVESGSAIGKTVVSGF; encoded by the coding sequence ATGACCGAGATGATGCGCGCGGTGGGTTACCGACGGAACCTGCCGATCTCCGACCCCGAGTCGCTGCTGGACCTGACCCTGCCCGTTCCCGAGCCGGGACCGCACGACCTGCTGGTCCGGGTGGCGGCCGTCTCGGTGAACCCGGTCGACGTGAAGCAGCGGGCCGGCAGCGATCCGCACGGCAAGCCCGAGATCCTCGGGTGGGACGCGGCCGGCGTCGTGGAGCGGGTGGGTGAGGCGGTCACCCTTTTCCGCCCGGGCGACGAGATCTGGTACGCCGGATCGATCGCCCGAACCGGCACGAACGCCGAACTCCACCTGGTCGACGAGCGGATCGCGGGCCCGAAGCCGGCCTCGCTGACATTCGCCGAGGCGGCGGCGCTGCCCCTGACCGCCCTGACGGCGTGGGAAGCCCTCTTCGACCGGCTGCGGCTGACCGCGGACAGCACCGGAACCCTGCTCGTGCTCGGCGCCGCGGGCGGCGTCGGCTCGATCCTGGTCCAGCTGGCCCGGCAGCTCACCGCCCTCGAGGTGATCGGCACGGCGTCGCGCCCGGCCTCCCGGCAGTGGGTCCTCGACCGGGGCGCCCACCGCGTCGTCAACCACCACGACGACCTGGCCGCCGCCCTTCCCGACGGTGTCGACTACGTCTTCACCCCGCACTCAGGCGGCATGATCCCGGTCTTCGCCCGGATCCTGCGCCCGTTCGGTGCGGTCGTGGCGATCGACGAGCCCCGGCACCTCGACCTGCTGCCGCTGAAACCGAAGAGCATCGCCTGGCACTGGGAGCTGATGTTCACCCGAGCCCTGTACGACCCGTCGAGCACCGCCCAGCACGACATCCTCACCCGGGTCGCCGGCCTGGTCGACGAGGGCGTCCTGCACACCACCATGACGACCGACCTGACCGGCTTCACCGCCGCGAACCTGCGCCGGGCCCACGAGATCGTCGAGTCCGGCAGCGCCATAGGCAAGACCGTGGTGAGCGGTTTCTGA
- a CDS encoding ChaB family protein — translation MPAREDMPSTIARSPKKAQDTYVKAHDSAVEQYGEGERAHRTAFSAVKHSFEKVGDRWEPKAKKGPSDAKAAGGRDTKAETAGGVDANASKAHLMDLAKRLDISGRSRMTKPELVEAIQKANDSSTRKARRK, via the coding sequence ATGCCGGCACGTGAGGATATGCCCAGCACCATCGCGCGGTCGCCGAAGAAGGCCCAGGACACGTACGTGAAGGCCCACGATTCAGCGGTCGAGCAGTACGGCGAGGGCGAGCGCGCGCACCGCACCGCGTTCTCCGCGGTCAAGCACTCGTTCGAGAAGGTCGGCGACCGCTGGGAGCCGAAGGCGAAGAAGGGCCCGAGCGACGCGAAGGCCGCCGGTGGCCGCGACACGAAGGCGGAGACCGCGGGCGGCGTCGACGCGAACGCCAGCAAGGCCCACCTGATGGACCTCGCCAAGCGGCTCGACATCAGTGGCCGTTCCCGGATGACCAAGCCCGAGCTGGTCGAAGCGATCCAGAAGGCGAACGACAGCAGCACACGGAAGGCTCGCCGGAAGTAG
- a CDS encoding RNA polymerase sigma factor, with the protein MEDLWRELAPQVLGALVRRYGQFDGAEDAVQEAVLAAAVQWPSAGVPANPRGWLMTVASRRLIDQMRSDHARREREEAAVPPENTEVRDTDDTLELLFLCCHPALTPASQMALTLRAVGGLTTAEIARAFLVPEATMAARISRAKQRIRGTGFTLDTSRLPVVLHVLYLIFNEGYTAVDRVDLAHEAIRLARLVTAQLPKDGEVTGLLALMLLTHARRPARVTESGDLVPLDDQDRSRWDRTMIAEGMELARASAGADTLGPYQLQAAIAATHASDGPRDWRQVYALYLILERVAPNPMVRLNRAVALAEIDGPAAGLELLATLDDDPRMTGHHRLVSVRAHLLEKAGDTAGALRWYREAAKGTANAAERRYLESRFSRLAKGTTGDEGGHHAGT; encoded by the coding sequence ATGGAGGACCTGTGGCGTGAGCTCGCGCCGCAGGTCCTCGGCGCGCTGGTCCGGCGGTACGGGCAGTTCGACGGCGCCGAGGACGCGGTGCAGGAGGCGGTGCTCGCGGCGGCGGTGCAGTGGCCGTCCGCGGGGGTGCCGGCCAACCCGCGCGGCTGGCTCATGACTGTCGCGTCCCGCCGCCTCATCGACCAGATGCGCAGCGACCACGCCCGCCGCGAGCGGGAGGAGGCGGCGGTCCCGCCGGAGAACACCGAGGTCCGGGACACCGACGACACCCTGGAGCTGCTCTTCCTCTGCTGCCATCCGGCGCTGACCCCGGCCTCGCAGATGGCGCTGACGCTGCGAGCGGTCGGCGGCCTGACCACCGCCGAGATCGCCCGCGCCTTCCTGGTGCCGGAGGCGACGATGGCGGCCCGGATCAGCCGGGCCAAGCAGAGGATCAGAGGGACCGGGTTCACCCTGGACACCAGCCGGCTGCCGGTGGTGCTGCACGTGCTCTACCTGATCTTCAACGAGGGTTACACGGCGGTGGACCGGGTCGACCTGGCCCACGAGGCGATCCGGCTGGCCCGGCTGGTCACCGCGCAGCTGCCGAAGGACGGCGAGGTCACCGGCCTGCTGGCGCTGATGCTGCTCACCCACGCCCGCCGCCCGGCCCGGGTGACCGAGTCCGGCGACCTCGTTCCGCTGGACGACCAGGACCGGTCGCGCTGGGATCGTACGATGATCGCCGAAGGCATGGAGCTCGCCCGGGCATCCGCCGGCGCCGACACGCTCGGCCCGTACCAATTGCAGGCCGCGATAGCGGCCACCCACGCCAGTGACGGGCCGCGCGACTGGCGGCAGGTGTACGCGCTCTACCTGATCCTGGAACGGGTGGCGCCCAACCCGATGGTCCGGCTCAACCGTGCCGTGGCGCTCGCCGAGATCGACGGACCGGCCGCCGGCCTGGAGTTGCTCGCCACCCTCGACGACGACCCGCGGATGACCGGTCACCACCGTCTCGTGTCGGTGCGGGCGCACCTGCTGGAGAAGGCCGGTGACACGGCCGGCGCGCTGCGCTGGTACCGGGAGGCGGCGAAGGGCACGGCCAACGCTGCCGAGCGACGGTACCTGGAGTCCCGTTTCAGCCGTCTCGCGAAGGGAACAACGGGAGACGAAGGAGGTCATCATGCCGGCACGTGA
- a CDS encoding LysR family transcriptional regulator yields MTLNPWRLRLLAELATYGTVRAVAQRGNLSPSAVSQQLAALERETHTALLERTGRRVRLTAAGVLLAGRAREILAAMDAVEAELRGLADEPAGTVTVAAFQSAVHALAEPAVARLAVRHPDVTVVLLELEPHESMPALRRGDVDLIITTADFAGTELDPSIDLVPLTSDAIVLVLPPSHPLTAAESIALEACADQRWTFDVAGSYMSSLATRLCREAGFEPTVICRFNNYMLALQHAENGRSITMLPSLAVDPRYNVVTRPLSPPLSRRITAAVRRPSTPRPEVTAVLTALRTP; encoded by the coding sequence ATGACCCTGAACCCGTGGCGGCTGCGGCTGCTCGCGGAACTGGCGACGTACGGGACGGTCCGCGCCGTGGCCCAGCGCGGCAACCTGAGCCCGTCGGCGGTGTCCCAGCAGCTGGCGGCGCTGGAACGGGAGACGCACACGGCGCTGCTCGAGCGAACCGGCCGGCGGGTCCGGCTCACCGCCGCGGGCGTGCTGCTGGCCGGCCGGGCCCGGGAGATCCTCGCGGCGATGGACGCGGTCGAGGCCGAGTTGCGGGGCCTCGCCGACGAGCCGGCCGGAACCGTCACGGTCGCCGCCTTCCAGAGCGCCGTCCACGCCCTGGCCGAACCCGCGGTGGCCCGTCTCGCAGTCCGCCACCCGGACGTCACGGTGGTGCTGCTGGAGCTGGAACCGCACGAGAGCATGCCGGCCCTGCGCCGCGGCGACGTCGACCTCATCATCACCACAGCCGACTTCGCCGGCACCGAACTCGACCCGTCGATCGACCTGGTCCCCCTGACCTCCGACGCGATAGTCCTGGTCCTCCCACCGTCCCACCCGCTGACGGCAGCCGAGTCGATAGCCCTGGAAGCCTGCGCCGACCAGCGCTGGACCTTCGACGTCGCCGGCTCCTACATGTCCTCGCTGGCCACCCGCCTGTGCCGCGAAGCAGGCTTCGAGCCGACGGTGATCTGCCGCTTCAACAACTACATGCTGGCCCTGCAGCACGCCGAGAACGGCCGCTCGATCACGATGCTCCCCAGCCTTGCCGTGGACCCCCGCTACAACGTGGTGACCAGGCCGTTGTCCCCACCGCTGTCCCGGCGCATCACCGCCGCGGTGCGCCGCCCGTCGACACCACGGCCCGAGGTGACAGCAGTCCTGACCGCCCTCCGAACCCCTTGA